In the Aliarcobacter cryaerophilus genome, one interval contains:
- a CDS encoding HipA domain-containing protein, whose amino-acid sequence MENNICLACLATNKKLKNSYCSKCIKELFDGTVPNPLNFNKVEFTKKRAELSPRMSISGVQDKISLTFEKKDLVPTAINGKYILKPISSGDGYIKNEKDIVANEHLSMLISKQIFKIPTANCGLIEFSDGELAYITKRFDYDDISSLKFDQEDFAGIMQISPSSHGENYKYDACSYLDCAKMIKKYVASSVVCLEDFFKRVILNYLICNGDAHLKNFSLYSKPYSNEYFLSPNYDLLNTRFHINEKYGDMALDLLDEYTPTYEKYGYYTYDDFKTFANYIDLKEIRFNKIMKFIEESYYKVEELIDKSFLSKNAKEFYKSSYKTRLKRLRYR is encoded by the coding sequence ATGGAAAATAATATTTGCTTAGCTTGTTTAGCAACAAATAAAAAACTTAAAAATAGTTATTGTTCAAAATGTATAAAAGAACTTTTTGATGGAACCGTACCAAATCCTTTAAATTTTAATAAAGTTGAATTTACTAAAAAAAGAGCTGAACTATCACCTAGAATGTCAATTTCAGGAGTTCAAGATAAAATCTCTTTGACTTTTGAAAAAAAAGATTTAGTTCCAACTGCAATAAATGGAAAATATATTTTAAAACCAATTTCTAGTGGAGATGGATATATTAAAAATGAGAAAGATATTGTTGCAAATGAACATCTTTCAATGCTTATATCAAAACAGATATTTAAAATTCCAACCGCAAATTGTGGATTAATAGAGTTTAGTGATGGTGAACTTGCATATATTACTAAAAGATTTGATTATGATGATATTTCTTCCTTAAAATTTGATCAAGAAGATTTTGCAGGAATTATGCAAATATCTCCATCATCTCATGGAGAAAACTATAAATATGATGCTTGTAGTTATCTTGATTGTGCAAAAATGATAAAAAAATATGTAGCTTCAAGTGTAGTTTGCTTAGAAGATTTTTTTAAAAGAGTTATTTTAAACTATCTAATATGCAATGGTGATGCCCATTTAAAAAATTTCTCTTTATATAGCAAACCATACTCAAATGAATATTTCTTATCTCCAAATTATGATTTATTAAATACAAGATTTCATATAAATGAAAAATATGGGGATATGGCATTAGATTTATTAGATGAATATACTCCTACATATGAAAAATACGGATACTATACTTATGATGATTTTAAAACATTTGCTAACTATATTGATTTAAAAGAGATTAGATTTAATAAAATTATGAAATTTATTGAAGAGAGCTACTATAAAGTTGAAGAGTTGATTGATAAATCATTTTTAAGTAAAAATGCAAAAGAGTTTTATAAATCATCTTATAAGACTAGATTGAAAAGATTAAGATATAGATAA
- a CDS encoding ribonucleoside triphosphate reductase encodes MQIEILKRDGKKEKFEAFKIEDAIKKAFKSVNTIYDKSIYFSVLFEIKSKNLKAVEDIQDLIEKELFKSEYFDVMKSFMLYRHLHKIQREQILGLTNDTTYVNSTQTIQEYINGEDWRIKANSNTGYSHAGLINNSAGKLIANYWLDKIYTKEQGYAHRNADIHIHDLDCLSAYCAGWSLRVLLDEGFNEVRGRVESKAPNHFREALGQMANFLGILQSEWAGAQAFSSFDTYLAPYVFKDKLEFKEIKKAIRSFVYNLNVPARWGQSPFTNITIDWTVPSDLKEQIPTRNQEHLFKDLKDDELLKEAKNRGVSTFEELTYKHFQKEMNQINKAYYEIMTQGDKTGQPFTFPIPTVNITEDFDWDGENTDILFENTAKIGSSYFQNFIGSQYKKDKFGNKIPNEEAYKPGHVRSMCCRLQLDLRELLKRGGGLFGSAEMTGSIGVVTINMARLGYLYKNDIKGLYSRVEELMDLAKDSLERKRIFVKEMYDRGLYPYTKRYLPHFNNHFSTIGVNGINEMLKNFFTNETIDLSNEKGIEFTMELLDFMRAKMLEYQERTGNLYNLEATPAEGTTYRFAKEDIKRYKDIIQAGFGKNIYYTNSSQLPVDFTDDPFEALTLQDDLQCKYTGGTVLHLYMKEKISTSEACKKMVKNVISNFRLPYITITPLFSVCPVHGYLVGEYEYCPKCDDEILKKELEDGKNKIA; translated from the coding sequence ATGCAAATAGAGATTTTAAAAAGAGATGGTAAAAAAGAGAAATTTGAAGCTTTTAAAATTGAAGATGCTATAAAAAAAGCATTTAAAAGTGTAAATACTATTTATGATAAATCAATATATTTTTCAGTTTTATTTGAGATAAAATCTAAAAATCTAAAAGCTGTTGAAGATATTCAAGATTTAATAGAAAAAGAGCTTTTCAAAAGTGAATATTTTGATGTTATGAAAAGTTTTATGCTTTATAGACACCTTCATAAAATTCAAAGAGAACAGATTTTAGGATTAACTAATGATACAACTTATGTAAACTCGACTCAAACAATACAAGAGTATATAAATGGTGAAGATTGGAGAATAAAAGCAAATTCAAATACAGGATATTCACATGCTGGACTTATAAACAATAGTGCTGGAAAACTAATAGCAAACTATTGGTTGGATAAGATTTATACAAAAGAGCAAGGATATGCTCATAGAAATGCAGATATTCATATTCATGATTTAGATTGTTTAAGTGCTTATTGTGCTGGATGGAGTTTGAGAGTTTTACTTGATGAGGGATTTAATGAAGTTAGAGGAAGAGTTGAAAGTAAGGCTCCAAATCATTTTAGAGAAGCTTTGGGACAGATGGCAAATTTTTTAGGAATACTTCAAAGTGAGTGGGCAGGAGCTCAAGCTTTTAGCTCTTTTGATACATATTTAGCACCTTATGTTTTTAAAGATAAACTTGAATTCAAAGAGATAAAAAAAGCTATAAGAAGCTTTGTTTATAACTTAAATGTTCCTGCACGTTGGGGACAAAGTCCCTTTACAAATATAACTATCGATTGGACGGTTCCAAGTGATTTAAAAGAGCAAATACCAACACGAAATCAAGAGCATCTATTTAAAGATTTAAAAGATGATGAGCTTTTAAAAGAGGCAAAAAATAGGGGAGTTTCAACTTTTGAAGAGCTTACATATAAACATTTTCAAAAAGAGATGAATCAAATAAACAAAGCTTACTACGAGATTATGACACAAGGTGATAAAACGGGTCAGCCATTTACTTTTCCTATTCCAACTGTAAATATAACTGAAGATTTTGACTGGGATGGAGAAAATACAGATATTTTATTTGAAAATACAGCAAAAATAGGAAGTAGCTATTTTCAAAATTTTATAGGAAGCCAATATAAAAAAGATAAATTTGGAAATAAAATACCAAATGAAGAGGCATATAAACCAGGACATGTAAGAAGTATGTGTTGCAGACTTCAACTTGACTTAAGAGAGCTTTTAAAGCGAGGTGGTGGACTTTTTGGAAGTGCTGAAATGACTGGAAGTATTGGAGTTGTTACAATAAATATGGCAAGGCTTGGATATTTATATAAAAATGATATAAAGGGACTATATTCAAGAGTTGAAGAGCTTATGGATTTAGCAAAAGATAGCTTAGAAAGAAAGAGGATTTTTGTAAAAGAGATGTATGATAGAGGTCTTTATCCTTATACAAAAAGATATTTACCACACTTTAACAACCACTTTTCAACTATTGGAGTAAATGGTATAAATGAAATGCTAAAAAACTTTTTTACTAATGAAACTATAGACTTATCAAATGAAAAAGGTATAGAGTTTACTATGGAGTTATTAGATTTTATGAGAGCTAAGATGCTTGAATATCAAGAAAGAACTGGAAATTTATATAATCTTGAAGCAACACCAGCTGAAGGAACAACTTATAGATTTGCAAAAGAGGATATAAAAAGATACAAAGATATTATTCAAGCAGGTTTTGGGAAGAATATTTATTATACAAACTCATCTCAGCTACCAGTTGATTTTACAGATGATCCTTTTGAAGCGCTTACATTACAAGATGATTTACAGTGTAAATATACTGGTGGAACGGTTTTACACTTGTATATGAAAGAGAAAATATCAACCAGTGAAGCTTGTAAAAAGATGGTAAAAAATGTAATTTCAAACTTTAGATTGCCATATATTACAATTACTCCACTGTTTTCAGTTTGCCCTGTTCATGGATATTTAGTTGGAGAATATGAGTATTGTCCAAAATGTGATGATGAAATTTTAAAAAAGGAATTAGAAGATGGAAAAAATAAAATTGCTTGA
- a CDS encoding helix-turn-helix domain-containing protein, which produces MELTNIKIGKIIKKRRQELNLELKDLQDYSGVNYASISDIENGKANPTIKTVEKLLDALGMQINIEVVNK; this is translated from the coding sequence ATGGAATTAACAAATATTAAAATAGGTAAAATCATAAAAAAAAGAAGACAAGAGTTAAATCTTGAATTAAAAGATTTACAAGATTATTCAGGTGTAAATTATGCGTCAATTTCAGATATTGAAAATGGAAAAGCAAATCCAACTATAAAAACCGTTGAAAAGCTTTTAGATGCACTTGGTATGCAAATAAATATTGAAGTAGTAAATAAATAA
- a CDS encoding HipA N-terminal domain-containing protein, whose protein sequence is MQRAKVFRNSIFAGILTKINEKEYIFVYDKEYLKMPNKKAISLTLPLQEEEFKSPFLFPFFYNLLAEGKLKDIQCKELRIDKDDDFSRLILTTKENTIGSITIQKDETKDGK, encoded by the coding sequence ATGCAAAGAGCAAAAGTTTTTAGAAATAGTATCTTTGCAGGAATACTAACAAAAATAAATGAAAAAGAGTATATTTTTGTTTATGATAAAGAGTATTTAAAAATGCCAAATAAAAAAGCTATTAGTTTAACTTTACCACTACAAGAAGAGGAGTTTAAATCACCTTTTTTATTTCCTTTTTTTTATAACTTGCTAGCTGAAGGTAAATTAAAAGATATTCAATGCAAAGAGTTAAGAATTGATAAAGATGACGATTTTTCAAGACTAATTCTTACAACAAAAGAGAATACAATAGGCTCTATAACAATCCAAAAAGATGAGACAAAAGATGGAAAATAA